One genomic window of Methanosarcina acetivorans C2A includes the following:
- a CDS encoding cobyric acid synthase, translating to MEKKSLLILGTASHVGKSSVVTAICRILSRNYRVAPFKAQNMSLNSWITKDGKEIGIAQAIQAKAAGTEPTADMNPVLLKPKGDCVSQVILLGEPYADKSAGQYYDSIEEMNGVLEGALERLWKEHDIIVMEGAGGAAEINLYERDVVNVGTARLTQAPIILVGDIERGGVFASLYGTVALLPEDVKKNVKGFIINKFRGDPEILKPGLKQLEEITGIPVLGVLPHFKLRIPSEDSVSLGDKEGAKNEKEVEIAVIRLPRISNFTDFEPLEGLVKVHYVDIDEDLGNPDAIMIPGTKNTINDLLDLRASGMDKKIQAFKGKIPIFGICGGYQMLGRTIFDSGVENGVEAEFEGLRLLDIGTKFGEYKKRTIQVTKKVNGYGPILKSIDGEDIKGYEIHMGVTDSNRTVFGDDGAIDEEGLVIGTYLHGLFDNENIRNALVRYLCEKKGLEYRPEEIISENDAYEELANRFEQNIDMEKLYEIAGI from the coding sequence CGCCTCTCATGTTGGAAAAAGTTCAGTCGTGACTGCCATATGCAGGATACTGTCCAGAAACTACAGGGTTGCCCCCTTCAAGGCTCAGAACATGAGCCTGAATTCCTGGATCACAAAAGACGGAAAGGAAATCGGGATTGCACAGGCAATCCAGGCAAAAGCCGCAGGCACCGAACCCACTGCAGACATGAATCCTGTCCTCCTCAAGCCCAAAGGAGACTGTGTTTCCCAAGTAATCCTGCTGGGCGAACCCTATGCTGACAAGAGTGCAGGCCAGTATTATGACTCCATTGAAGAGATGAACGGGGTACTTGAAGGGGCTCTGGAAAGGCTCTGGAAGGAACACGACATCATTGTTATGGAAGGGGCCGGAGGGGCTGCAGAGATCAATCTCTATGAAAGGGATGTCGTAAATGTAGGGACTGCAAGGCTTACCCAGGCTCCCATAATCCTTGTAGGAGATATTGAAAGGGGAGGTGTGTTTGCAAGCCTTTACGGCACTGTTGCCCTTCTGCCTGAAGATGTAAAGAAAAATGTCAAAGGGTTTATAATCAACAAATTCAGGGGCGATCCTGAAATCCTAAAACCCGGACTCAAGCAGCTTGAGGAAATAACCGGAATCCCTGTGCTCGGGGTCTTACCTCACTTCAAGCTCCGCATCCCTTCCGAAGATTCGGTCTCCCTCGGGGATAAAGAAGGGGCAAAGAACGAAAAAGAAGTTGAAATCGCAGTAATTCGCCTTCCAAGAATCTCAAATTTTACGGATTTCGAACCCCTTGAGGGACTTGTAAAGGTCCACTATGTGGACATTGACGAAGACCTCGGAAACCCTGATGCTATCATGATTCCCGGAACAAAGAACACGATCAACGACCTTCTTGACCTCAGGGCAAGTGGAATGGACAAAAAAATCCAGGCTTTCAAAGGAAAAATCCCGATTTTTGGGATCTGTGGTGGCTACCAGATGCTTGGCAGGACTATCTTTGACTCGGGTGTGGAAAACGGCGTCGAAGCAGAGTTTGAGGGCCTCAGGCTCCTGGATATAGGGACAAAGTTCGGAGAGTATAAAAAGAGAACAATCCAGGTAACGAAAAAAGTTAACGGTTATGGGCCTATCCTGAAATCCATAGACGGGGAAGATATAAAGGGTTATGAGATTCACATGGGCGTTACGGATTCGAATCGGACTGTTTTCGGAGATGATGGCGCCATTGATGAAGAAGGCCTGGTGATCGGCACGTATCTTCACGGGCTCTTTGATAACGAAAATATAAGAAATGCCCTTGTCCGGTACCTCTGTGAGAAAAAGGGGCTTGAGTACAGGCCTGAAGAGATCATAAGCGAAAACGATGCCTATGAAGAACTTGCAAATAGGTTTGAGCAAAATATTGATATGGAAAAGCTCTACGAGATTGCAGGGATCTGA
- a CDS encoding Coenzyme F420 hydrogenase/dehydrogenase, beta subunit C-terminal domain, with protein sequence MAALTKGKLVFFTKDGKEHAFPIDGIGAEELGRKDSCRYCQVKIPTSADLAWGTGKSPGFLRAGAPLWKL encoded by the coding sequence CTGGCGGCCCTCACAAAAGGAAAGCTTGTTTTTTTCACAAAGGACGGGAAAGAACACGCGTTTCCCATTGATGGTATTGGAGCCGAAGAGCTCGGAAGAAAGGATTCCTGCCGCTACTGTCAGGTAAAGATCCCGACTAGTGCCGACCTAGCCTGGGGAACTGGGAAGTCTCCGGGGTTCTTGCGGGCAGGTGCACCTTTGTGGAAGTTATAA
- the ala gene encoding alanine dehydrogenase translates to MEVLWLAQEEVKSVVDMHSDMQVVESAFRQHGLGKVQMPPKSYLYYTVYNGDLRTMPAYLEEEDITGVKIVNVHPGNPMRNLPTVMALIILISPETGAPVAIMDGTYLTDIRTGAAGGVAAKYLARKDSKVIGLVGAGNQARTQLEALCEVFEPETVRITSRTKESCDQFIKEMSDFVPCEILYEESVEKVCDCDILVTTTPTRKPIVKASWVKEGTHINAIGADAVGKEELDPELLLRSKIIVDDMVQALHSGEVNVPLSKHYISENDIHAQLGEVIVGLKPGRTSEEEITIFDSTGLAIQDVATAHMVYERAVREGLGRQVRMF, encoded by the coding sequence ATGGAAGTTTTGTGGCTTGCTCAGGAGGAGGTAAAGAGCGTTGTTGATATGCATTCTGATATGCAGGTAGTGGAAAGTGCTTTCAGACAACATGGGCTTGGCAAGGTGCAGATGCCTCCCAAATCCTATCTTTACTATACGGTTTACAACGGCGACCTGAGGACGATGCCTGCATATCTTGAAGAAGAGGACATTACAGGCGTAAAAATCGTAAATGTCCACCCCGGAAATCCCATGCGTAACCTCCCTACCGTAATGGCATTAATCATACTCATCTCCCCTGAAACCGGAGCTCCTGTGGCAATTATGGACGGGACCTACCTGACAGACATCAGGACGGGAGCAGCCGGAGGGGTTGCTGCAAAATACCTTGCAAGAAAGGACTCAAAAGTCATAGGGCTTGTAGGGGCGGGAAACCAGGCAAGGACGCAGCTTGAAGCCCTCTGTGAGGTTTTTGAGCCCGAAACTGTGAGAATCACTTCAAGGACAAAGGAAAGCTGTGACCAATTCATAAAGGAAATGTCCGACTTCGTGCCCTGTGAAATCCTTTATGAAGAAAGCGTTGAAAAGGTCTGCGACTGCGATATCCTCGTCACGACAACCCCAACCAGAAAACCGATCGTAAAAGCCAGCTGGGTCAAGGAAGGAACCCATATCAATGCAATAGGGGCAGATGCCGTAGGAAAAGAAGAACTGGACCCCGAACTTCTCCTCCGTTCCAAGATCATTGTCGACGACATGGTACAGGCGCTCCATTCAGGGGAAGTAAACGTACCTCTCTCCAAGCACTACATCTCGGAAAACGACATTCACGCCCAGCTCGGAGAAGTTATAGTCGGCCTCAAGCCCGGCAGGACAAGCGAAGAGGAGATTACGATCTTCGACTCCACAGGGCTTGCTATTCAGGATGTAGCAACCGCACATATGGTTTATGAGAGGGCTGTCCGGGAAGGGCTTGGCAGACAGGTCCGGATGTTCTGA
- a CDS encoding DUF434 domain-containing protein: MQERSPVFSEPALKERLLKPARDIRSILRWGYPKFATIRFVADHSQLSAEERHILTRVIMPPDKVVSRVRKKIACNGIRDRDLLLDGYNVLLSVDSLLKNEPMWFCDDGYIRDTRYYFSKAKQAEDIGEALDLVLEFISEARPKSLTFLLDAQISRSGELAGFIRRKLKEQGIPGGAYTSKTADFDLKTEGGKLEKQLVVATSDGIVIDSVLQVLDIPACLMEKRGNEPVRLF, encoded by the coding sequence ATGCAAGAGAGGTCTCCCGTTTTTTCCGAGCCAGCCCTGAAAGAAAGATTACTTAAGCCCGCAAGAGACATCAGAAGCATTCTGCGCTGGGGTTATCCCAAGTTTGCAACCATCCGCTTTGTAGCGGACCACTCACAGCTCAGTGCCGAAGAACGGCATATTCTCACAAGGGTGATCATGCCCCCAGATAAAGTAGTGTCAAGGGTCAGGAAAAAAATAGCCTGCAACGGCATAAGAGACCGGGACCTCCTCCTTGACGGGTACAATGTCCTCCTGAGTGTGGACAGCCTGCTGAAAAATGAGCCCATGTGGTTCTGCGACGACGGATATATCCGGGATACCCGCTACTACTTCAGCAAGGCGAAGCAGGCTGAAGATATCGGGGAAGCTCTGGACCTGGTTCTTGAATTTATCTCCGAAGCTCGCCCGAAGTCGCTGACCTTCCTGCTTGATGCCCAGATCAGCAGGAGCGGAGAACTTGCCGGTTTTATCCGCCGCAAACTTAAAGAACAGGGGATTCCGGGAGGCGCCTATACCTCAAAAACTGCGGACTTTGACCTGAAAACCGAAGGAGGAAAGCTTGAAAAGCAGCTTGTTGTCGCAACCTCCGACGGAATAGTAATCGATTCAGTCCTTCAGGTCCTGGATATTCCGGCCTGCCTCATGGAAAAAAGAGGAAATGAACCCGTGAGGCTGTTCTGA
- a CDS encoding tetratricopeptide repeat protein, with translation MEIDAVDKLVFHVIEKVAEDECLLDEVVEFVISFSREHSLLPETLLKLSFIFGNDKMHRERYVFSRASALLFSGKMQEDAHMEAGKTASLLGLGNLAAREFEEVLEDNPENIEALCGYGAMLARLGKLEAARAQYERALEIHPYHIDTLCHYGCLLYRLRDTDGAEEAYKKALLLDPRHVGAHCGYGILLYKRGQMNDANYHFSRALELDPGHVESNFHYARLLVEKGEPLEAETYYIVALKADPENSKLHLYYARLLAEHGIVHGARVHYRYALKIDPGDVEAHCEYAGLLARFGHRHEAEVQYKKALELDPGHFGSLRGYGDLLKEKGQYAEAEEIYRQAEYSRRHSW, from the coding sequence ATGGAGATAGATGCCGTAGACAAGCTGGTTTTTCATGTAATCGAAAAGGTTGCAGAAGATGAATGTCTCCTCGATGAGGTCGTTGAGTTTGTCATTTCTTTTTCCCGTGAGCACTCGCTTTTGCCAGAAACCCTGCTGAAACTTTCCTTTATTTTCGGCAATGATAAGATGCACAGGGAAAGGTATGTATTTTCCAGGGCAAGTGCCTTACTTTTCTCCGGGAAAATGCAAGAGGATGCCCATATGGAGGCAGGGAAAACAGCTTCTCTGCTTGGGCTTGGGAACCTTGCGGCCAGGGAATTTGAAGAGGTTCTTGAGGATAACCCGGAAAATATAGAAGCTCTCTGCGGGTACGGAGCCATGCTCGCCAGGCTCGGGAAACTTGAGGCTGCAAGAGCCCAGTATGAAAGAGCCCTTGAAATTCATCCTTACCATATTGATACGCTCTGCCATTACGGTTGCCTGCTTTACAGGCTCAGGGACACGGACGGCGCTGAAGAAGCGTATAAAAAAGCCCTTCTCCTTGACCCGAGGCATGTGGGAGCACACTGCGGGTACGGGATTTTACTTTACAAGCGCGGGCAAATGAATGATGCTAACTACCATTTTTCCCGGGCACTTGAACTTGACCCCGGGCATGTGGAGTCCAATTTCCACTACGCTCGCCTCCTTGTAGAAAAAGGGGAGCCCCTCGAAGCGGAAACCTACTACATAGTAGCCCTCAAGGCCGATCCGGAAAACTCCAAACTGCACCTGTACTATGCCCGTCTGCTTGCAGAACACGGGATAGTTCATGGGGCAAGGGTGCACTACAGGTATGCCCTTAAAATTGATCCCGGGGATGTGGAAGCCCACTGTGAGTATGCAGGGCTGCTTGCCAGGTTCGGACACAGGCATGAGGCCGAAGTCCAGTACAAAAAAGCCCTTGAACTAGATCCCGGGCATTTCGGGAGCCTTCGCGGATACGGGGATCTGCTGAAAGAAAAAGGGCAGTACGCAGAAGCCGAAGAAATCTACAGGCAGGCCGAGTATTCCAGGCGGCATTCCTGGTAA
- a CDS encoding metallophosphoesterase, with protein MKEELGLLLPKINDLLESEPAVLRIDPEPAESIMLIGDIHGDLDALDFVMGMREELGCKQMLFLGDYVDRGMQGTEVLVKLFRLKLEEPQNIFLLRGNHETVDMNLYYGFFEEIGFDRGFLLNISRTYDRLPVAAVISGQIFCVHGGINGIESIDTITKEGAFPYLWNDPSKHPGMSSSLRGSTVKEFGPDIVDGFLETNGLKRIVRGHTALRTGYEWWFDGKLLSLFSCPDYVGLGNAAAFAVIEKGEIKIITFKNRNR; from the coding sequence ATGAAAGAAGAACTTGGACTTCTCCTCCCGAAGATAAATGACTTACTTGAGTCCGAGCCTGCCGTGCTCCGGATTGACCCGGAACCTGCGGAATCGATTATGCTTATAGGGGATATCCATGGGGACCTTGATGCCCTCGACTTTGTAATGGGAATGAGAGAAGAACTGGGCTGCAAACAAATGCTTTTTCTGGGAGACTATGTGGACCGCGGGATGCAGGGGACAGAAGTCCTGGTAAAACTTTTCCGGTTGAAACTTGAAGAGCCGCAAAACATTTTCCTGCTCAGAGGAAACCACGAAACCGTGGATATGAACCTCTATTACGGCTTTTTTGAGGAAATTGGTTTTGACCGGGGTTTTCTCCTGAATATCAGCAGGACATATGACAGGCTGCCGGTAGCAGCGGTGATCTCCGGACAGATCTTCTGCGTGCACGGAGGAATCAATGGCATCGAAAGTATCGATACCATCACAAAAGAAGGGGCTTTTCCCTATCTATGGAATGACCCCTCAAAACACCCGGGGATGAGCTCTTCATTAAGGGGTTCCACGGTAAAGGAATTCGGGCCGGATATTGTTGACGGCTTTCTGGAAACAAATGGTCTGAAAAGGATTGTAAGAGGACATACCGCTCTCAGGACCGGATATGAATGGTGGTTCGACGGCAAACTACTTTCCCTTTTTTCCTGCCCGGATTATGTGGGGCTTGGAAATGCTGCTGCTTTTGCCGTTATCGAGAAAGGAGAAATAAAAATTATTACCTTTAAAAACCGGAACCGATAA
- a CDS encoding tetratricopeptide repeat protein, with translation MNFEAIDDFVYEVIGMIGSDQKNLPCAVDFALESSKKKAFSPKLLLDLSRACRQQKMHLEEYVLAKVCLMQASGKLREDSCYALGTAAHVLGFSPEAEASYCEVLSENPENADVRCAYAELLLELGRIQDAENEYKAVLEASPENVKANAGYAYLLTEYGYGIEAEECYLRALAGNPDYVPARGGYANLLFELGRLRDAEKEYRLAMKLDPEDPSLHHNFGVLLSFLGRSSEAEVEYRKALSLNPRHRRTLFNYGNLLAREGRVSEAEEQYMEALALDQNDAKVHSNYANLLARFGRRYEAELEYKKALSLDPESAEGHYSYGNLLTELGRFPEAEEEYKKALALNPYYPPLHYNYGLLMRKMRRFDEAKVQYTKAMQLDPDIGSKMTETWIILD, from the coding sequence ATGAACTTTGAAGCAATTGACGATTTCGTATACGAAGTAATTGGAATGATCGGATCCGATCAGAAAAATCTCCCCTGTGCAGTCGATTTTGCTCTGGAAAGCTCAAAAAAGAAAGCTTTTTCCCCAAAACTCTTACTTGACCTCTCCAGGGCATGCAGGCAGCAAAAAATGCATTTGGAAGAATACGTTTTAGCAAAAGTTTGCTTAATGCAGGCTTCCGGGAAGCTCCGTGAAGATTCCTGCTATGCGCTGGGCACTGCAGCACATGTACTGGGCTTTTCCCCTGAAGCCGAAGCAAGCTACTGTGAAGTTCTTAGCGAAAACCCTGAAAACGCAGATGTAAGATGCGCTTACGCTGAACTTCTTCTAGAGCTCGGAAGGATTCAGGATGCAGAAAATGAGTATAAAGCCGTACTTGAAGCCTCTCCTGAAAATGTGAAAGCAAACGCCGGGTACGCTTATCTCCTTACCGAATACGGGTATGGAATTGAAGCAGAAGAGTGTTATCTTCGAGCCCTTGCCGGAAACCCGGACTATGTCCCTGCCAGAGGCGGGTATGCAAACCTGCTATTTGAGCTTGGAAGGCTCAGGGACGCCGAAAAAGAGTACAGGCTCGCCATGAAGCTGGACCCCGAAGACCCAAGCCTCCACCACAATTTCGGTGTTTTACTCTCTTTCCTTGGGCGTTCTTCGGAAGCCGAGGTCGAGTACAGGAAGGCTCTTTCCCTTAACCCCAGGCACAGGAGAACTCTTTTCAACTACGGGAACCTCCTCGCAAGGGAAGGCAGAGTCTCGGAAGCTGAAGAACAGTACATGGAAGCCCTTGCCCTTGACCAGAACGATGCAAAAGTTCATTCCAATTATGCAAACCTTCTTGCCCGCTTCGGAAGAAGGTACGAGGCTGAACTGGAATACAAAAAAGCTCTCAGTCTTGACCCTGAAAGTGCTGAAGGACATTACAGCTACGGCAACCTTCTGACGGAACTCGGGCGCTTCCCCGAAGCAGAGGAAGAATACAAAAAAGCCCTTGCTCTCAACCCTTATTATCCCCCTCTCCACTACAACTACGGTCTGCTAATGAGAAAAATGAGGCGCTTTGACGAGGCCAAAGTGCAGTATACAAAAGCAATGCAGCTTGATCCGGATATCGGGAGCAAAATGACCGAGACCTGGATTATCCTGGACTAA
- a CDS encoding FxsA family protein: MFLKLFSLFLIIPLVEIYLLIKIGGIIGAFNTVLVILITASLGAYLTKSQGFRVFHQIQDATRQGYMPGNELLHGLFVLIGGFALLTPGFLTDAIGFSMLIPQIREIYVGIAKGIIRKKIEQGNFQMRVYTDFR; this comes from the coding sequence ATGTTTCTCAAACTATTTTCCCTTTTTCTGATTATTCCCCTTGTGGAGATTTATCTCCTTATAAAGATAGGGGGTATAATCGGAGCTTTTAACACCGTGCTCGTTATTTTGATTACTGCAAGCCTTGGGGCTTACCTGACAAAAAGCCAGGGCTTTCGGGTATTCCACCAGATTCAGGACGCAACAAGACAGGGATATATGCCTGGAAATGAACTCCTGCACGGGCTTTTTGTCCTGATAGGGGGTTTTGCCCTCCTGACCCCCGGTTTTCTGACCGACGCCATAGGCTTTTCCATGTTAATTCCCCAGATCAGAGAAATCTATGTGGGAATTGCAAAAGGAATCATCAGAAAAAAGATCGAACAGGGCAACTTCCAGATGCGAGTGTATACGGATTTCAGGTAA
- a CDS encoding LrgB family protein, with product MQAGFLSEFVNTPLFGILLSLVAFQIGSLLYKKTRSSVFNPLLIGFVLVILFLLYFRIDFETYNVGGDYISFFLGPATVVLAVPLYKKIQLLKSNSLPIITGISAGCIAGISSIFIFSSLFGLDEVITNSLVPKSVTTPIGIEISKQIGGLPAITVAAIIVTGIIGAILGPFICRCFRINDGVAVGIAIGTASHALGTTRAIELGETEGAMSGLAIGIAGLVTVFLAPMLLYLFSIVF from the coding sequence TTGCAGGCCGGTTTTTTGAGTGAGTTTGTGAATACACCCCTTTTTGGAATTCTTCTTTCTTTAGTTGCTTTCCAGATAGGTTCCCTGCTCTATAAAAAGACCCGTTCTTCGGTCTTCAATCCTCTTCTTATAGGTTTTGTGCTTGTGATCCTTTTTCTCCTTTATTTCAGGATAGATTTCGAAACTTACAATGTTGGTGGAGATTACATTTCCTTCTTCCTCGGGCCTGCAACCGTTGTCCTTGCCGTACCCCTCTACAAAAAAATCCAGCTCCTGAAAAGCAATTCCCTTCCCATAATAACAGGCATAAGTGCAGGCTGTATTGCGGGCATTTCAAGTATCTTCATCTTCTCCAGCCTTTTCGGGCTTGATGAAGTCATAACCAATTCCCTTGTCCCGAAATCCGTGACCACCCCCATCGGAATAGAGATCTCAAAACAGATAGGAGGCCTTCCTGCAATAACCGTAGCTGCAATTATAGTAACAGGAATCATAGGGGCTATACTCGGACCTTTCATTTGCCGTTGCTTCCGCATAAACGATGGGGTTGCAGTCGGTATTGCAATCGGTACAGCTTCCCATGCTCTCGGGACAACAAGGGCAATAGAACTCGGGGAAACCGAAGGAGCAATGAGCGGACTTGCAATAGGGATTGCTGGTTTGGTTACAGTTTTTCTGGCACCGATGTTGCTTTATCTTTTCTCAATCGTGTTCTAA
- a CDS encoding CidA/LrgA family protein, which yields MLKQFSIILGIYFLGEFLQKIFGLPVPGNILGMLILFFGLYSGVIKLEMIDRISDFLLDNLAFFFLPAGVILITCFAVLEGKLVAVIGVSVISTVIILGVTGLTVEFVKKFLQRRSMKEVFSGKGKSKTGNIPEKTLAVKRIQASGRVKIHNKMQTRERKTREVN from the coding sequence TTGCTAAAACAATTTTCGATTATTCTTGGCATATATTTTCTGGGTGAGTTCCTTCAAAAGATCTTCGGATTGCCTGTTCCGGGCAATATCCTGGGCATGTTAATCCTTTTTTTCGGCCTGTATTCGGGTGTGATCAAGCTCGAAATGATAGACAGGATCAGCGATTTTCTACTTGATAACCTGGCTTTTTTCTTCCTTCCGGCAGGAGTTATCCTTATAACCTGCTTTGCGGTGCTTGAGGGAAAATTGGTCGCAGTCATCGGGGTTTCCGTTATCTCAACAGTGATAATTCTGGGAGTAACCGGGCTGACAGTAGAGTTTGTCAAAAAATTCCTCCAAAGAAGGTCAATGAAGGAGGTCTTTTCTGGAAAAGGGAAAAGTAAGACAGGGAACATTCCTGAAAAAACACTTGCAGTCAAAAGAATTCAGGCATCCGGAAGAGTAAAGATACATAATAAAATGCAAACACGCGAAAGAAAAACAAGAGAGGTGAACTGA